A stretch of Dasania marina DSM 21967 DNA encodes these proteins:
- the rlmH gene encoding 23S rRNA (pseudouridine(1915)-N(3))-methyltransferase RlmH, with translation MRLRIIAVGTKMPSWVAQGVHEYQKRLPPELKLEFKELPLGKRGKGADIQRAIHSEGQHMLAAIGKGDTVVALDVLGKAWSTEQLAAELSDWQQSGSNISLLIGGPDGLAPECLALAQKKWSLSALTMPHPLVRILLAEQLYRAWTINGNHPYHR, from the coding sequence ATGCGTTTACGGATTATTGCCGTAGGCACCAAAATGCCCAGCTGGGTAGCGCAGGGTGTACATGAATACCAAAAGCGCCTGCCCCCTGAGCTCAAGCTAGAGTTTAAAGAGCTGCCTTTGGGTAAGCGCGGTAAAGGCGCCGATATACAGCGCGCCATACACAGCGAAGGCCAGCATATGCTGGCGGCCATAGGTAAGGGTGATACCGTGGTGGCGTTGGACGTGCTGGGTAAGGCCTGGAGCACCGAACAGCTGGCCGCCGAGCTTAGCGACTGGCAGCAAAGCGGTAGCAACATCAGCTTATTAATAGGTGGGCCCGATGGTTTGGCGCCGGAGTGCCTAGCCTTAGCGCAAAAAAAATGGTCTTTATCGGCCCTCACTATGCCTCACCCCTTGGTACGTATATTATTAGCCGAGCAACTTTATAGGGCGTGGACTATCAATGGTAACCACCCTTATCATCGATAG
- the rsfS gene encoding ribosome silencing factor, translating into MKFTAETIKDAAFEALDDLKGKDIVSLDVQGLTNVTDYMLVCTGSSSRHVKSLADNVYLELKKQGLQALSVEGNSGSDWVLVDFGDVVVHVMLEEARNFYELEKLWSVPA; encoded by the coding sequence ATGAAGTTTACTGCCGAAACCATTAAAGACGCCGCCTTTGAAGCCTTGGATGACCTTAAGGGCAAAGACATCGTCAGCTTGGATGTGCAAGGCCTAACCAACGTTACTGACTATATGCTGGTGTGTACCGGCAGCTCGAGTCGCCACGTAAAATCGTTGGCCGATAATGTTTACCTCGAGCTGAAAAAACAAGGCCTACAAGCGCTAAGCGTAGAAGGCAATAGTGGTTCTGACTGGGTACTTGTCGATTTTGGCGACGTAGTAGTACACGTGATGTTAGAAGAAGCGCGCAACTTTTATGAACTGGAAAAACTCTGGTCTGTGCCGGCTTAA
- the nadD gene encoding nicotinate-nucleotide adenylyltransferase, which produces MTNPQAVIALLGGTFDPIHLGHLRSAQELKEVLAADELKFIPCHRPPHRASPGVSSQQRLAMVELAIAGLDGLSVDDRELQRDQLSYTIDTLIALRREYGEQVVLCWLMGVDAFNHLDSWHRWQELLDYAHIIVMARPEASLVTQGPVAELLARHKVASPSQLLQQASGRVLLQTLTPYPISATAIRQALSQGQPVSQYLPDTVLDYIEQHQLYRSE; this is translated from the coding sequence TTGACTAATCCACAAGCTGTGATTGCTTTATTGGGCGGTACTTTCGACCCCATACACCTTGGCCACCTGCGTTCGGCGCAAGAGCTAAAGGAGGTGTTGGCGGCCGATGAGTTGAAATTTATCCCCTGTCATAGGCCGCCACACAGGGCCAGCCCCGGGGTGAGTAGCCAGCAGCGCTTGGCCATGGTAGAGCTGGCTATAGCGGGCTTGGACGGGCTTAGTGTTGATGATCGTGAGCTACAACGCGATCAACTATCCTATACCATCGACACGCTTATAGCGCTGCGCCGCGAATACGGTGAGCAGGTGGTGTTGTGTTGGCTAATGGGCGTGGATGCCTTTAACCACTTGGATAGCTGGCATCGTTGGCAGGAGCTGCTGGACTATGCCCACATTATTGTGATGGCCAGGCCAGAGGCTAGCCTAGTGACGCAAGGGCCTGTGGCAGAGCTGTTAGCGCGGCACAAGGTGGCGTCACCGTCACAATTATTGCAACAAGCTTCAGGGCGGGTGTTACTGCAAACGCTCACCCCTTACCCTATATCAGCTACCGCCATACGGCAGGCGCTGAGCCAGGGCCAGCCGGTAAGTCAGTACTTACCGGATACCGTTTTAGACTATATAGAGCAGCATCAGCTGTACCGCAGCGAGTGA
- a CDS encoding glutamate-5-semialdehyde dehydrogenase has translation MDVKSYMVELGQQARAASRVMAAADTGLKNTALLATAKALANARDSLLAANAIDMENGRSNNLDAALLDRLELSSERIDDMIEGLQQVASLRDPIGEMSEVSYRPSGIQVGKMRVPLGVIGIIYESRPNVTVEAASLCIKSGNATILRGGSEAIESNQAIANCIKQGLVEAGLPETAVQVVSTTDRAAVGELITMAEYVDVIVPRGGKGLIERVARDAKVAVIKHLDGICHVYIDKAADLDKAYNIALNSKTHRYGTCNTMETLLVHAAVAEQILPLLSQGYQQKEVELRGCEKTRAILPEALVATEQDWSSEYLAPILAIKIVASLDEAIAHINHYGSHHTDSIISEDYSSGRRFMREVDSSSVMINASTRFADGFEYGLGAEIGISTDKIHARGPVGLEGLTSQKYVVFGDGHIRQ, from the coding sequence ATGGACGTAAAGTCATACATGGTTGAGTTAGGCCAGCAGGCGCGAGCAGCATCACGCGTGATGGCCGCCGCCGATACCGGACTAAAAAATACCGCTTTGCTGGCCACCGCCAAAGCGCTGGCTAATGCTCGCGATAGCCTGTTAGCCGCCAATGCTATTGATATGGAAAATGGTCGCAGCAATAATTTAGATGCCGCCTTACTAGACAGGCTAGAGCTTAGCTCTGAGCGTATAGACGACATGATAGAAGGCCTACAGCAGGTGGCCTCGTTACGTGACCCCATAGGCGAGATGAGCGAGGTTAGCTATCGCCCATCCGGCATACAAGTAGGCAAAATGCGGGTGCCTTTAGGTGTGATAGGTATTATTTACGAGTCGCGCCCCAATGTAACAGTAGAAGCGGCCAGCCTCTGTATTAAATCGGGCAACGCCACCATTCTGCGCGGTGGTTCTGAAGCAATAGAATCTAACCAAGCCATCGCTAACTGTATTAAGCAGGGCTTAGTCGAGGCCGGTTTACCTGAAACCGCGGTGCAAGTTGTTAGCACCACCGACCGGGCGGCTGTAGGCGAGCTAATTACCATGGCCGAATATGTGGATGTGATAGTGCCCCGTGGTGGCAAAGGTTTAATTGAGCGCGTAGCGCGCGATGCCAAGGTTGCGGTGATCAAGCATTTAGACGGTATCTGCCATGTTTACATCGATAAGGCTGCCGATTTAGACAAGGCTTACAATATCGCCCTTAATTCCAAAACGCACCGCTACGGCACCTGCAATACCATGGAAACGTTATTGGTACACGCGGCCGTAGCCGAGCAAATATTGCCGTTGCTGTCGCAGGGCTACCAGCAGAAAGAAGTGGAGTTGCGCGGCTGCGAAAAAACACGCGCTATATTACCCGAAGCTTTAGTTGCCACTGAGCAAGATTGGAGTAGCGAATACCTAGCGCCTATATTGGCCATCAAAATAGTCGCTAGTTTAGATGAGGCGATAGCGCATATAAATCATTATGGCTCACACCATACCGATTCTATTATTAGCGAAGACTACAGCAGTGGCCGCCGTTTTATGCGTGAAGTGGATTCCAGCTCGGTGATGATTAATGCCTCTACTCGTTTTGCCGATGGCTTTGAATACGGTTTGGGTGCTGAAATAGGCATTTCTACCGATAAAATTCACGCCCGTGGGCCAGTGGGTTTAGAGGGCCTAACCTCGCAAAAGTATGTCGTATTTGGTGATGGCCATATACGTCAATAA
- a CDS encoding LON peptidase substrate-binding domain-containing protein — translation MENIPLFPLKAVLFPRGRMPLQIFEPRYLELVKDSLKTNSGFGVTWLRQGSEVSVASQQQGTKLADVGTYAQIVDWHALDNGLLVVVIEGQKKFRIQRAEQRVNQLWRAEVTWIEPEPIIPIPQHSAELKNLLAQLIEHPHIASLEIDSDLNDVESLSCVLAQLLPIDESVKYSLLTSDSLTRLEGLMDLLAGME, via the coding sequence ATGGAGAATATTCCATTATTCCCGTTAAAAGCGGTGTTATTCCCACGGGGGCGCATGCCCTTACAAATATTCGAGCCTCGTTATTTAGAGTTGGTAAAGGATAGCCTCAAAACCAATAGTGGCTTTGGGGTGACTTGGTTGCGTCAGGGTTCTGAGGTCAGTGTGGCCAGCCAGCAGCAAGGTACTAAGCTGGCCGATGTGGGCACTTATGCGCAGATAGTGGATTGGCATGCGCTAGATAATGGTCTGTTAGTCGTGGTTATAGAGGGCCAAAAAAAATTCCGTATACAGCGGGCCGAGCAGCGGGTAAATCAACTCTGGCGGGCCGAGGTCACATGGATAGAGCCAGAGCCCATCATACCTATACCCCAGCACAGTGCTGAATTAAAAAACCTATTGGCGCAATTAATAGAGCATCCGCATATAGCCAGTTTGGAGATAGATAGCGACCTTAACGATGTTGAGAGCCTAAGCTGTGTGCTGGCGCAGCTGCTACCGATAGATGAGTCAGTTAAATACTCGTTGTTAACCTCAGATTCACTCACCCGCTTAGAAGGCTTAATGGATTTGTTGGCTGGCATGGAATGA
- a CDS encoding YkgJ family cysteine cluster protein — translation MECRLGCGACCIAPSINTPIPGMPQGKPAGVRCIQLDENNLCKLFGQSQRPALCDQFQADASVCGDNREQALHLIAVLELATQS, via the coding sequence ATGGAGTGTCGCTTAGGTTGTGGCGCCTGTTGCATAGCCCCCTCTATCAACACACCTATACCCGGTATGCCTCAGGGCAAACCCGCCGGCGTGCGCTGTATACAGTTGGATGAAAATAATCTCTGTAAGCTGTTTGGCCAGTCACAGCGCCCCGCGCTCTGTGACCAGTTTCAGGCCGATGCCAGCGTATGTGGTGATAACCGCGAACAGGCATTACACTTAATAGCAGTATTAGAGTTAGCGACGCAGTCTTAA